Genomic window (Helianthus annuus cultivar XRQ/B chromosome 3, HanXRQr2.0-SUNRISE, whole genome shotgun sequence):
TGACGTAATATGGGTCGGTCCAACTGGAATTTTGGTTTTTACGGTAAAAAAAAGCCACCAGGTCGTGAGCAGTGGAGTCAAGTCGCTGgaagttttaaaaattgattgTAGATTGGGCTTTGGTTGTattaaataattaagtgaataagtggttaataattatttttttctaagtggggtggttcaaaattttcaaggggtgcgggtgaaaattttcaaggggtgcggtcgggatttccggcaaaaaataacattaaaaaatattttttcatggggtgcgcccgcccacccttgGCTTAGGGTATTCCAAAAATTCCTAGACCAACGAACTggataaaatttaaaaaccacCATTGAAACCAAAAAACTAACCGGTTTGGGCGATTTCACAATTTCAAATATGAACACCCCAAATGCCTTCCAGAACTGGACTTATTGAAAAACAGCTAAAAATAATACATCTCTCTTATATCTCATTCTAACCGGATTCATTGTCACCAGTAATCACCACAAGAGCAGACCCCATTACTGAACCGATGAAACCGATTAGCATCACGCAGCACGATTTCTCTTTCACAAACTTTAGATATATGTTTGATCGCGTTATGACAGTCGCCACAAACCCGAAGGTTTTTTATAACCCGCAACGTTGTAAACGAAGGTGTACTTAACAACCCGAACGCGATAGCAAGCTTCTCACTATGATAATATAAAGACCttactttttcttcttcttcaacatCTAACAACACATAATCTGTATCAGGAACATATCCATCTTCTTTTATCAGTTTCATCATATCTTCAATCTTGTTGTATATTTTTTCAGATTGTGGGTGTGATCGATCATCGACAACAAACACATGATCTTTACTTTTTACGTTAATCCAACTGAACCCCGGGTCTTTTTTAACGTTCTTGCTGGTCATTGTTTTCCGCGCATCGGCTACTTTACTCCATTGATTTGAAGCAGCGTAAATGTTCGATAAAAGCACATAAGCCGAAGAATCGAACGGGTCGAGTTCAAGAAGCTTCGTTGCAACGCGTTTTCCGGTTTCCATATCGCCTTGAACCCTGCAAGCACCGAGCAAGGCTCGGTACATTGAACTGGAGGCTTCAAATGGCATTGTTGTAATTAAATTTTCAGCCTCTTTTACGCGTCCACCTCGACCTAAAGCATCGACAAGACACGAGTAATGCTCGATTTCCGGTTTGATACCGTAATCTTTAACCATCGAGTCAAAAAACTTATACGCGTCGGAAACTAAACCCGAGTGGCTACAAGCCGAAAGCACTCCGATAAACGTGACGCGATCAGGTGACAAATCGGGATTCGATTTCAAatcattgaaaagatcgagagcTTCTTTTCCATGTCCGTATTGAGCTAATCCTACTAGCATAGCATTCCATATAACAATATTGTCGACACGGGTTCGTTTAAATAACCGATATGACTCTTCTATGTTGCCACACTTGGCATAAAAGTCGATAAGTGACGTGCTGACGTAAGCATCAACACCACAGTTTGACTTGATTGCATTAGCATGAATCTGTCTTCCTTGTTCTAATGCAGTTGAGTAAGAGCATGCTTTGATTAACGTAGCGAAAGTAAACTCATCGGGAAACACGCCCGATCGCGTCATTTTATGGTATACTACAAGAGCGCGGTTTTCATCTCCGTTTTCTACGCATCCCGAGATCATAGAAGTCCATGAAACCTCATCCGGAGACGCGATTTCATCAAACAATATGTGGGCATCCTCCATGTCTCCACATTTTATGTACATATCAAGAAGGCTGCTACTAAGATATAAATCTTGATCGACCCCGAGTTTAAACGCATAACCATGAATTTGTTTACCGAGTTTTAAACTTACGAGAAACGCGCACGCTTTAGCCATGGTTGCTAACGTTATCTCATCCGCTTTCTCTCCGTTTTTGTGCATCAGAGTAAAGAGCTCCCATGCTTTACGGACATCGCCACTGTTTATATATCCAAACATCATCGCGTTCCATGATCCCAAATCAAACCCGTCTTTATCACGAAAAAGGGACTCTGCTTGTTCCGTTTTTCCGTTTCTAGAATAAGAATCAACAAGCGTTGTGGAAACAAATGTGTCACCATCGAGTCCATTCTTCATAGCCTGAGTGTGTATTTGTTCGGTTAGATATAAGTGTAACCCTCGAGAAAGCGAAGAACATGATCTTAACACGCTTGCTAATGTGAAATGATCGGGCTTTAATCCCTTGTGTAACATATCCATATACAAGTTAAACGATTCTTCCATCAAACCGCTTTGAACGTAACTGTTTATCATCGAGTTCCATGAAACAACATCGGTTTCATCCATTTTAAAGAATACTCCGCTTGATGACGCTAAGCAACCCATCTTTGAATACATGTTAATAAGACTATTTGACACGTTAACATTGGTTTCAAAACCTGACTTCACTGTCATCGCATGAATCTGTTCACCCAATCTTAGATCGCCAAGTGGCACTATAGTAGCAAGACACACGATGAATGTAACGTCATCTTGCTTTACGTTTGATTTATTCATGTCTAGAAAGCACTTGATAGCGGACCGATAGTCACCAAACTGGTAATGTTGGGACATGATTTTGTTCCACGATACCGCCTTTGAAATTTCATCATCGGTCCAAGATAACTTAACGGCATACGCTTGCACCTGCTCCTTATACTTCCTATTTGTGTCATTATTCTCAGGAAACCCGTTAAGAACACACTGCAAGGTGCCAATATCAGGACATACAACCTCACTCCGATGAAACTCTGACAAAAAACGGAACGCTTCCTCTTGAAATCCCATTTTCACATAGGCTTTCAGCATCACGTTCCATAACACAACGTCCCGATCACATTCCGCCATGTGATCAAACATCAACCGCGCTTCTTTCGCTTTCCCAAACTTGATATAAATGTTAACAAGAGCTCCGGAAACAAACACCTCCGATTCCAACCCAACTTTCACAGAACACCCATGAACACATTCCGAAGCCCAAACATAACTCGACATCAAACACAACTTCAAAACGGGTGCAAAAGTCATCTTCGTCAAAGAAACATCATTTGCTCTAAGCAAAAGCCTAAAAAGATGAAACCCCTCTTCTACATTTTCCAAATCAGAATCCCCACACGAAGCATACGCTGCCAAAATCGAGTTCCACGTAACAAGGTCTCGTTGAGGCATTACATCGAACAGCTGGCGGGCGAGATTAATGGCGCCGCATTTCGAGtacatgttgatgagattgttgGTCAGGAAGCGGTCGGATGCGTTGTGTCCGTGTTTTATGATGCGAGCGTGAACCGATTTTCCGAACAGGAAGTCGGTTCGGGCAATGGCGATGCGAATGAAGGGGAACCATGGTGAATTTGAAGAGGAAGATGTGGTGATTGTGCTGTAAGGATTTTGGGTATTTTGAGGAGTAAGATCGGATGAATTTGATCCCCGAAGAGTGTTGTAAGACGGCCGGTGGAAGGAAGATCGCCGGAATTTACAGTGTCGTTGCATTTAAAGGATGGAGATTACCTTTCCCTCCAAAATTTGTCTTAAATAGCCCTAACTCCCAACTTGGGACAATTTGGCAAAATAactatatataatttttatataacttttttttgaacaaatataatttttataattatatCTTTATAGGTCACAACATTTGTTTAATATAAATTTTGTTAATATTTATACGTTATAAAATAAACTAGTCTTTGATGTCATATAATACTATAGAGCTTGCAAACGGTTGTGGGTTGAGATGGAAAAGCTTGCAAACGGTTGTGGGTTGAGGTGGAAAAGAGACGCGGCCGAGAGGGAAAGGTTACTCCTAACTCTTATTTTCATATCCCTTTATATTTTATCTCTCTTTATATATGtctgtgtatgtgtatgtatagagagataaagtaaaaaaaaaactttatattatgagtattatttaataaaatacatTTTAAATATACAGATAAATATGTCTTTTTTAGAATCATCCATTTTATCAAAcctatattttttaaattaatttttaaacCTTTTCTTTATAATAAACGTCTTTTTTGACCTATGTTTCTaaactgtttgtttgtttaaaattgttcGCTTTTAAATTCCTTCAATTTTTAGAATCATTcattttttgaagtttttttttcCTAACGGCTATAAATAAATTATAGAATACAAGGTTTAAAAAACGAAACGATTTTAAAAAGAACGGTTTTAAAAAAGGACGACATATCGTAAAAAAATTAACTGtttaaaaaaacaaatgattttaaaaacgGTAAAAATGAAAAGCTTAGAAAAGGAAACAACTTTAGAAATAACGATCATAAAAAAATAAACGGTTAAAAATGAACCATTTTAAAAAAGATTGACGGTTTAAAAAATAAACGATGTTTATATTAGTCCATCTTACAACCTTTATATTATGCATCTTTTCCACCATCATGTTATAACTATCTCAACTTTATATCAGTTATGTGTCTTTTTAATGTTATAAATGTTTATCTATCCGTCCATCTTATAATCTTCTCTCCTTCGTTATATTTTCTTTTTTCCTTCACACCCATGCAACAATTAATAACTAAGTATAAATTTATTTGTTAAGTAAAAAAATGTGTTGGCATGAAATGATTGCATGTGATTGGATATGACGAATAGGTTGAACTTGGGATGAGTTAATTACACCATTAGTCTCTCAGTAGTCTCAGTGGTTTGTGGAAAGTAACTATCTTAGGTACTAAATATTTAAAATAACAATACAAGGTTTTAACGATTGATTTTGTAACAACCTGGTGTACTAAGACTAACAGATGTTAGTTTTTCTTTTAGgtttaagggtattttagtcatttcacgTCTAAAAGACTAATTGTGTAACTGTGTTAACGAGCGACTGTTTtggtaatttactctaaaagtctAATTATGTTCATCTCCTTCTTTGTCTCAACTCTCAAGGACATGTACCAACCTTGTTTATCTCCATGGTAAGAACCTCCAATTTGTCCATGGTGTAACACGTCTCTCTAAAAATAAAGCTGAGCAGGTTTCGAATTTACCCGAAATTAACCAAAATCGAGACCGATATCTTGCATAGGATTGGTCTTCGGTTCATATATATTTTCAGTCTTGGAAACGGGTCGGTCCTTTGGTTTGGATtgagaaaaaacaaaaaacaaaagaccGACCCGATGATATTCATCTAGTAATGGCAAAAGGTGAAATACCATTACTGCGGAAAGTGAAACACAATTAGATGGCAACTCTCACTGTCCATGGTAAATGGTGTGTAAAATGTTTAT
Coding sequences:
- the LOC110928993 gene encoding pentatricopeptide repeat-containing protein At4g33170, with amino-acid sequence MQRHCKFRRSSFHRPSYNTLRGSNSSDLTPQNTQNPYSTITTSSSSNSPWFPFIRIAIARTDFLFGKSVHARIIKHGHNASDRFLTNNLINMYSKCGAINLARQLFDVMPQRDLVTWNSILAAYASCGDSDLENVEEGFHLFRLLLRANDVSLTKMTFAPVLKLCLMSSYVWASECVHGCSVKVGLESEVFVSGALVNIYIKFGKAKEARLMFDHMAECDRDVVLWNVMLKAYVKMGFQEEAFRFLSEFHRSEVVCPDIGTLQCVLNGFPENNDTNRKYKEQVQAYAVKLSWTDDEISKAVSWNKIMSQHYQFGDYRSAIKCFLDMNKSNVKQDDVTFIVCLATIVPLGDLRLGEQIHAMTVKSGFETNVNVSNSLINMYSKMGCLASSSGVFFKMDETDVVSWNSMINSYVQSGLMEESFNLYMDMLHKGLKPDHFTLASVLRSCSSLSRGLHLYLTEQIHTQAMKNGLDGDTFVSTTLVDSYSRNGKTEQAESLFRDKDGFDLGSWNAMMFGYINSGDVRKAWELFTLMHKNGEKADEITLATMAKACAFLVSLKLGKQIHGYAFKLGVDQDLYLSSSLLDMYIKCGDMEDAHILFDEIASPDEVSWTSMISGCVENGDENRALVVYHKMTRSGVFPDEFTFATLIKACSYSTALEQGRQIHANAIKSNCGVDAYVSTSLIDFYAKCGNIEESYRLFKRTRVDNIVIWNAMLVGLAQYGHGKEALDLFNDLKSNPDLSPDRVTFIGVLSACSHSGLVSDAYKFFDSMVKDYGIKPEIEHYSCLVDALGRGGRVKEAENLITTMPFEASSSMYRALLGACRVQGDMETGKRVATKLLELDPFDSSAYVLLSNIYAASNQWSKVADARKTMTSKNVKKDPGFSWINVKSKDHVFVVDDRSHPQSEKIYNKIEDMMKLIKEDGYVPDTDYVLLDVEEEEKVRSLYYHSEKLAIAFGLLSTPSFTTLRVIKNLRVCGDCHNAIKHISKVCEREIVLRDANRFHRFSNGVCSCGDYW